One part of the Vibrio ponticus genome encodes these proteins:
- a CDS encoding GFA family protein produces the protein MSYPIEGKCQCGQVTYQLKAAPQMVAACHCTECQKLATAPFSVTAVVKAEDIEFSGEMGEWSRPTDSGNINAAKFCTGCGNRIYHLNPQEPQLIKLKLKPVALEDDSIFEPKVHVWVKEKVSWYQIPEGVKALDGQP, from the coding sequence ATGAGTTACCCAATTGAAGGGAAATGTCAGTGTGGTCAGGTAACCTATCAACTTAAAGCCGCACCGCAGATGGTGGCAGCTTGCCATTGTACAGAGTGTCAAAAGCTTGCGACTGCGCCGTTTAGCGTGACAGCGGTAGTGAAAGCAGAAGATATTGAATTTAGCGGCGAGATGGGTGAGTGGAGTCGCCCAACTGACAGCGGTAATATCAATGCCGCGAAGTTCTGCACGGGTTGTGGCAACCGCATTTACCACCTCAATCCGCAAGAGCCTCAGCTGATCAAACTCAAGCTTAAACCGGTCGCGCTTGAAGATGATTCTATCTTTGAACCTAAGGTGCATGTGTGGGTAAAAGAAAAGGTTTCTTGGTATCAAATCCCTGAAGGCGTTAAAGCCTTAGATGGTCAACCTTAG